One Actinoplanes missouriensis 431 DNA segment encodes these proteins:
- a CDS encoding DUF6817 domain-containing protein, with protein MSDDVDVRAWLQERGTDTVRHPGGTLYQHLCRVSEHLSEVGHRPEVQAAGLTHAAYGTDGFDLALLFWQQRDELRGLVGDEAEELVYLYGSCDRDRTWLTLPRAGEVTDRFTGTVRTLEADRLTEFVDLSLVNELDVLHQNPGILERNRAYFTALFTAWEPVVSEPLVKEIHNVLGRV; from the coding sequence ATGAGCGATGACGTCGATGTGCGGGCATGGCTGCAGGAGCGCGGAACGGACACTGTCCGGCACCCGGGAGGGACGCTCTACCAGCACCTTTGCCGAGTCTCCGAGCACCTGTCCGAAGTCGGTCACCGGCCCGAGGTGCAGGCGGCCGGCCTGACCCACGCGGCGTACGGCACCGACGGTTTCGATCTGGCCCTGCTCTTCTGGCAACAGCGCGACGAGTTGCGGGGGCTCGTCGGGGATGAGGCCGAGGAGCTGGTCTATCTGTACGGTTCGTGCGACCGCGACCGCACCTGGCTGACGCTGCCGCGGGCCGGTGAGGTGACCGATCGGTTCACCGGGACGGTGCGGACGCTGGAGGCCGACCGGCTCACCGAGTTCGTCGACCTGAGTCTGGTGAACGAACTGGACGTGCTGCACCAGAATCCCGGCATCCTGGAGCGCAACCGGGCGTATTTCACTGCCCTGTTCACGGCGTGGGAGCCGGTGGTCTCGGAGCCGCTGGTCAAGGAGATCCACAACGTCCTCGGCCGGGTCTGA
- a CDS encoding xylulokinase — MAVPPQVLAIDLGTSGMKAALVAADGTVTGWAERPVPLRVLPGGGAEQDPVAWWDALAEVVADLGRDHPEHLRAVTTICSSTQGEGTIAVDAAGRPLTPCVTWLDMRGAAHLRRQFGGFPSYQGMSVFSLLRWLRLTGGMPSVTGKDPAAHMLFIRDEMPAIYARTASFLNVLDWINLKLTGRTVATVDSILTSWVTDNRKAGDIRYAPSLVAASGIDRDKFPPIVKCTEVIGTLAPGAADHLGLPLSVQVVAGAIDNTAAAVGAGTVRDDEPHLYLGTSSWIAAHVKRKKTDVAAGIASIPCAIPDRYLMTALQATAGANLTWLRDKIVEFDDPIVSAGHVSRDEGTIFDAFDKIIPSVPAGAGGVLYMPWLYGERAPVDDPHLRAGFLNISLETTRSDLLRAVFEGVALNTRWMTGAVNRFLGAPMSSLVITGGAARSSSWCQIFADVLGMEIRRDPRPVVVNARGAGWIGAVGAGMIKFSDISGLSANNEVFQPGSDRGRYDEIFEIYKCLHKQLAPVYKRLNQPTS; from the coding sequence GTGGCCGTACCGCCGCAGGTCCTCGCGATCGACCTCGGAACCTCGGGGATGAAGGCCGCCCTGGTCGCCGCCGACGGGACGGTCACCGGCTGGGCCGAACGCCCGGTGCCGCTGCGGGTGCTGCCCGGCGGCGGCGCCGAACAGGACCCCGTCGCCTGGTGGGACGCGCTCGCCGAGGTGGTCGCCGACCTGGGCCGGGACCACCCGGAGCACCTGCGCGCGGTCACCACCATCTGCTCGTCCACGCAGGGCGAGGGAACGATCGCGGTCGACGCCGCCGGCCGGCCGCTGACCCCGTGTGTGACCTGGCTGGACATGCGCGGGGCGGCGCATCTGCGGCGTCAGTTCGGCGGTTTCCCGTCGTACCAGGGAATGTCGGTCTTCTCGCTTCTGCGCTGGTTGCGGCTGACCGGCGGCATGCCGTCGGTGACCGGCAAGGATCCCGCGGCGCACATGCTGTTCATTCGCGACGAAATGCCGGCGATCTATGCGAGGACCGCGTCTTTCCTGAACGTCCTCGACTGGATAAACCTCAAGCTCACCGGGCGCACGGTGGCGACCGTCGATTCGATTCTCACCTCGTGGGTCACCGACAACCGCAAAGCCGGCGACATCCGGTACGCGCCGTCACTCGTCGCCGCCAGCGGGATCGACCGGGACAAGTTCCCGCCGATCGTGAAATGCACCGAGGTGATCGGGACGCTCGCCCCCGGCGCCGCCGATCACCTCGGGTTACCGTTGTCGGTGCAGGTCGTCGCGGGCGCCATCGACAACACCGCGGCAGCCGTGGGCGCCGGAACGGTCCGCGACGACGAGCCGCATCTCTACCTGGGCACGTCATCCTGGATCGCGGCCCACGTGAAACGCAAGAAGACCGATGTGGCCGCCGGAATCGCGTCCATTCCGTGCGCGATTCCGGACCGCTATCTGATGACGGCGCTGCAGGCCACCGCCGGCGCGAACCTCACCTGGCTGCGGGACAAAATCGTCGAGTTCGACGACCCGATCGTCAGCGCGGGTCACGTGAGCCGTGACGAGGGGACGATTTTCGACGCGTTCGACAAGATAATTCCGTCGGTTCCGGCCGGGGCCGGCGGGGTGCTCTACATGCCGTGGCTCTATGGGGAGCGGGCACCTGTCGACGATCCGCATCTGCGGGCCGGATTCCTCAACATCTCGCTGGAGACCACCCGATCGGATCTGCTGCGGGCGGTGTTCGAGGGGGTGGCGCTCAATACGCGGTGGATGACGGGGGCGGTGAACCGGTTCCTCGGGGCACCGATGAGTTCGCTGGTGATCACGGGTGGGGCGGCTCGGTCGTCGTCGTGGTGTCAGATCTTCGCTGATGTGCTGGGCATGGAGATCCGGCGGGATCCGCGGCCGGTGGTGGTGAACGCGCGGGGCGCAGGATGGATCGGGGCGGTCGGGGCTGGGATGATCAAGTTTTCCGACATTTCGGGTTTGTCAGCAAATAATGAGGTTTTTCAGCCGGGGTCGGATCGTGGTCGTTACGACGAGATCTTCGAGATCTACAAGTGCCTGCACAAGCAGTTGGCCCCGGTCTACAAACGCCTCAATCAGCCCACTTCCTGA